A genomic region of Vitis vinifera cultivar Pinot Noir 40024 chromosome 7, ASM3070453v1 contains the following coding sequences:
- the LOC100854320 gene encoding LRR receptor-like serine/threonine-protein kinase RGI2, with product MPMPRQYFNTHNQHPMSRQSFCTHHLHLLFCNRNLPHFLLLLLLASSCAVSAANNEALTLYSWLHSSPSPPLGFSDWNPLAPHPCNWSYITCSSENFVTEINVQSLHLALPFPSNLSSLVFLKKFTVSDANLTGTIPADIGDCTELTVLDVGSNSLVGSIPSSIGKLHYLEDLILNSNQITGKIPAELGDCTGLKSLLLYDNQLSGDIPVELGKLLSLEVIRAGGNRDISGIIPDELGNCQNLKVLGLAYTKISGSIPVSLGKLSKLQTLSVYTTMLSGEIPQELGNCSELVDLFLYENSLSGSLPLQLGKLQKLEKMLLWQNNLDGTIPEEIGNCGSLRTLDLSLNSFSGSIPLSFGTLTMLEELMLSNNNLSGSIPSGLSNATNLLQLQVDTNQISGPIPQELGMLRDLTVFFGWDNKFEGSIPSALAGCRSLQALDLSHNSLTGSLPPGLFQLQNLTKLLLISNDISGSIPVEIGNCSSLVRLRLQDNKITGEIPKEVGFLTNLSFLDLSQNRLSGRVPDEIGNCTDLQMVDLSNNSFVGTLPGSLSSLTRLQVLDVSMNQFEGEIPGSFGQLTALNRLVLRRNSLSGSIPSSLGQCSSLQLLDLSSNALSGGIPKELFGIEALDIALNLSWNALTGVISPQISALSRLSILDLSHNKIGGDLMALSGLENLVSLNISYNNFSGYLPDNKLFRQLSATDLAGNKGLCSSNRDSCFVRNPADVGLPNSSRFRRSQRLKLAIALLVALTVAMAILGMLAVFRARKMVGDDNDSELGGDSWPWQFTPFQKLNFSVEQVLRCLVEANVIGKGCSGVVYRAEMENGEVIAVKKLWPTTLAAGYNCQDDRLGVNKGVRDSFSTEVKTLGSIRHKNIVRFLGCCWNQSTRLLMYDFMPNGSLGSLLHERSRCCLEWDLRYRIVLGSAQGLSYLHHDCVPPIVHRDIKANNILIGFDFEPYIADFGLAKLVDDRDYARSSNTIAGSYGYIAPEYGYMMKITEKSDVYSYGVVVLEVLTGKQPIDPTIPDGLHIVDWVRQRKGQIEVLDPSLHSRPESELEEMMQTLGVALLCVNPTPDDRPSMKDVAAMLKEIRHEREESMKVDMLLKGSPENGRHEVNNSGGGPSEMMQCSYPQSNNTSFSASSLLYSSSCNAKMPFK from the exons ATGCCGATGCCGAGGCAATACTTCAACACCCACAACCAACACCCGATGTCGAGGCAATCTTTCTGCAcccaccacctccacctcctATTCTGTAATCGTAAtcttccccattttctccttctccttctacTTGCATCTTCTTGTGCTGTTTCTGCTGCAAATAATGAAGCTCTCACACTCTATTCATGGCTTCACAGCTCTCCTTCACCGCCTCTGGGTTTCTCAGACTGGAACCCTTTGGCCCCCCATCCTTGTAACTGGTCTTACATCACTTGTTCTTCAGAAAACTTCGTTACAGAAATAAATGTCCAGTCTCTTCATTTAGCTCTTCCCTTCCCTTCCAATCTTTCCTCCCTTGTTTTTCTTAAGAAGTTCACTGTTTCGGATGCTAACCTGACCGGAACGATCCCCGCTGATATTGGAGACTGCACTGAGCTTACAGTACTGGACGTTGGTTCAAACAGTCTCGTGGGTAGCATTCCATCTAGTATTGGGAAGCTCCATTATCTTGAAGATCTCATTTTAAACTCTAACCAGATTACTGGGAAGATCCCGGCAGAGCTTGGTGACTGCACCGGCCTTAAGAGTCTTCTTCTATATGATAATCAATTAAGTGGTGATATTCCGGTTGAGCTTGGAAAACTGTTGAGTCTAGAAGTTATACGGGCAGGAGGGAACAGAGACATCTCAGGGATAATCCCGGATGAGCTTGGAAATTGTCAGAATTTGAAGGTGCTTGGTCTTGCTTATACTAAAATTTCTGGCTCCATACCTGTTTCATTGGGTAAGCTAAGCAAGCTTCAGACGCTATCAGTGTACACTACAATGCTATCTGGTGAGATACCGCAGGAATTAGGGAACTGTTCTGAGCTTGTGGATTTATTTCTCTATGAGAACAGTCTCTCGGGTTCACTCCCCCTGCAGCTTGGCAAGCTTCAAAAGCTGGAGAAGATGTTACTGTGGCAGAACAACCTTGATGGGACTATTCCTGAGGAGATTGGGAACTGCGGAAGCTTGAGGACTCTTGATCTCTCCTTGAATTCTTTCTCTGGGAGTATACCTTTGTCTTTTGGGACCCTCACAATGCTTGAAGAGCTTATGCTTAGTAACAATAATCTCTCTGGCTCAATCCCATCAGGTCTTTCCAATGCCACCAACCTCCTGCAGTTACAAGTTGATACTAACCAGATATCAGGTCCAATCCCACAAGAACTTGGGATGCTGAGGGATCTCACTGTCTTCTTTGGCTGGGATAACAAATTTGAAGGAAGCATTCCTTCTGCATTGGCTGGTTGCAGAAGCCTCCAGGCTTTAGATTTGTCACACAATTCTCTGACTGGTAGCTTGCCTCCTGGCCTAtttcaacttcaaaatttgaCAAAGCTTCTCTTAATTTCTAATGACATTTCTGGTTCGATTCCTGTGGAGATTGGAAATTGCAGCTCCCTTGTTCGCCTCCGTCTTCAAGACAATAAAATCACCGGAGAGATTCCCAAAGAAGTTGGGTTCCTCACTAACCTCAGTTTCCTCGACCTGTCTCAAAACCGTCTTTCTGGAAGGGTGCCAGATGAGATTGGCAATTGTACTGACTTACAGATGGTGGACTTAAGCAACAACAGCTTTGTAGGCACTTTGCCCGGTTCTCTTTCTTCTCTCACCAGGCTCCAGGTCTTGGATGTTTCCATGAACCAGTTTGAGGGTGAGATTCCTGGGAGTTTTGGTCAACTTACAGCACTTAATAGGCTTGTCCTCCGTAGGAACTCCCTCTCCGGTTCTATCCCTTCATCGCTTGGCCAATGCTCAAGTCTTCAGTTGCTCGATCTTAGCAGTAACGCACTCTCCGGCGGCATTCCTAAGGAACTTTTCGGGATTGAGGCTCTTGACATTGCTCTTAACTTGAGTTGGAATGCCCTCACTGGGGTAATCTCACCCCAGATTTCTGCTCTCAGCAGGCTATCAATACTAGATCTTTCACACAATAAGATTGGTGGAGATTTGATGGCACTTTCTGGGCTGGAAAACCTTGTTTCTCTAAACATCTCTTATAACAATTTCAGTGGCTATCTTCCTGACAACAAGCTGTTCCGGCAGTTATCAGCAACAGACCTGGCTGGAAACAAAGGACTCTGTTCTTCGAATCGTGATTCATGTTTCGTAAGAAATCCTGCAGATGTGGGACTGCCAAACAGCAGCCGTTTTAGGCGGTCACAGAGACTTAAATTGGCAATTGCATTGCTAGTTGCCCTCACTGTTGCAATGGCAATTCTTGGGATGCTTGCAGTTTTTAGAGCTCGGAAAATGGTCGGAGATGATAATGATTCGGAGTTGGGAGGGGATTCCTGGCCTTGGCAGTTCACTCCATTCCAGAAGCTGAATTTCTCAGTGGAGCAAGTTCTAAGATGTCTAGTAGAAGCCAATGTTATTGGAAAAGGATGCTCAGGGGTTGTCTACCGTGCAGAAATGGAAAATGGGGAAGTCATTGCAGTGAAGAAGCTCTGGCCAACAACACTGGCTGCAGGGTATAACTGTCAAGATGACAGATTGGGAGTTAATAAAGGTGTTCGTGATTCCTTCTCAACTGAGGTGAAAACCCTTGGCTCCATTCGCCACAAGAACATTGTTAGGTTCTTGGGTTGCTGTTGGAATCAAAGCACAAGACTCCTCATGTATGACTTCATGCCAAACGGAAGCTTGGGCAGTCTCCTTCATGAACGGAGCCGTTGCTGCTTGGAATGGGACTTGAGGTACCGAATTGTGTTGGGATCGGCTCAGGGCCTATCTTATTTACACCATGACTGTGTTCCTCCCATTGTTCACAGGGACATCAAGGCCAACAACATTCTCATTGGCTTTGATTTTGAGCCCTACATTGCTGATTTTGGGCTTGCCAAGCTGGTTGATGATAGGGATTATGCTCGGTCTTCCAATACTATTGCTGGTTCCTATGGTTACATTGCTCCAG AGTATGGATATATGATGAAGATCACAGAGAAGAGCGATGTTTATAGCTATGGAGTTGTTGTGTTAGAAGTGTTAACAGGGAAGCAACCAATTGATCCAACAATTCCAGATGGGCTTCACATTGTAGACTGGGTAAGGCAGAGGAAAGGTCAAATTGAGGTACTTGATCCCAGCTTACACTCTAGGCCAGAATCCGAGCTCGAGGAGATGATGCAGACCTTGGGTGTGGCTCTACTCTGTGTGAATCCTACTCCAGATGACAGGCCGTCGATGAAAGATGTGGCTGCAATGCTGAAGGAGATTAGGCATGAGAGAGAAGAGTCTATGAAAGTTGACATGCTTCTCAAGGGAtctccagaaaatggtagacaTGAAGTTAATAATTCTGGTGGAGGCCCATCGGAAATGATGCAATGCTCATACCCCCAAAGCAATAATACAAGTTTTTCTGCATCCTCACTGCTATACTCTTCTTCCTGCAATGCGAAAATGCCTTTCAAATAG